Part of the Nicotiana sylvestris chromosome 5, ASM39365v2, whole genome shotgun sequence genome is shown below.
TTAAtaattcaaaatatataaaagataTATGAAAAAATTACAGCCAGAGAACAACTCGTTTGGCTCTCGAAATCCGAACTTTTATCATTCTTTTGGGAGGGTGAGATTATTAAATAAAATTGGCACTATTTATCCTTCCGCTTACACTTCATAATTAAGGGAGTATTAGCTGTCAAATCTTGTAATTATGTATGTGCTATATTAAATTTATATTGTAACTCCATATTTGAGGTTTATATAGTTCTAAAAACAATCTGAATATAAGGTATTTATTATGTAATGGGACAATAACCAATTCAAGGTTCGAGAGTGAAAATATAACAATCAAAATTTTATAATAATTGAGGAATCAAAAGTGCCTCGGCAGTGTAATTATCCCTAAAATGTAATTGTCAAAAGTTCATACTAAGATTTATGAGCTCTCTTCTTACAAGCTTTTTCAGATCAAATACATGAGAAGGAAACACAGAAttgagaaaaaggaaaagaaaaagagtcaaCTAGTGGTATTCTATATTGTGCTTTGCAAAGAAAAAGCAAGCACATAAACTTAGCATTCCAATTGGGGTAAAATGTCATCAATTAGCCACCTTGCAATCAAACTGTAGGCTTTTTCTGTCAAATGGACTCCATCCCAACTGATATAAGTACTAGGGTCTGCACAAACTGGGACTCCTGGAAATCCACAGTGTCTCTTTGCATCATAATTATAATAACCTCCTTCTCCGCAGCAAGCTTTTCGTAGAGAGTTTTGGTCAAATCCTGTATTTTTCGATTAAGAAACTTTGTTAAGCAACATACATGAATATGGTTTTATTCttatttccatttttttttcCTAAGATTGAGTGAGAAATGATATCTTTTTTACAAGCAAATTAGCATAAAAGACTCACTTTGGAGTCCAATACGTTCAAATGACAATAGCAATGTTTGAAGGACTAACCATGATTCACAGTATTTTGCAGAAGCCACTGATAGGCATTGTAGTAATCACCATAGATGAGTGTTACATTCGGATTCTTTTTCTTCAAGTCTTCGATGGCTTGTTGCTGATTCTCATTGTAGAATATCGCCAAACTATTTAAATCTTTCAAGCAATAGTTTTCATCATATGCCATAGAGTTGTTGGTCAAGAATGTTGTTAAGGTCATCGGGAGACAACCAATGGGGAAATTGCCAGGAATAAAAATTCGAATAGCGCCAAAACCAGTAACTGTCTGAAAGATGCAATCAATTTATCAGCAAACAAaatcaagaaagaaaaagacTAGAAATCAAAAACGTATAACAAAGTTCCTCTGTGCATTTCATGCATTACCACCCTATGATTGAACTATCGGCTTCAActgcttatgtttgaaaacatgCAGTGCCATCAAATTCATGAAGTCATCTGTATGATGAGTTATTTAAACATCTTCTGTACAAAACACAAAATAAAATCATGTCACTCAAAAAGACATTTATTGGAGACAACTTACAAAAGGATATTTTATCTGAGGAGAATAATTCTTTCACAATCCTCTGACAACAAAGTCAAAATTagtttttctaaaactaaattcaaACACTTAAGTTAGAAAAATCAAacctaagaaaaataaaaggagagCGTTTTATTTTTCTGTCCAAACTTGGTGGAAGTAGATATAAGGGTGGTAATCCTCcttctcatctctctctctctctctccttcttTTTTATTATAAATTCTCTTTAAAACTAAAAACAGAGACATGGGATAACTCACATTAACAGCTTCTACAATATTTTGAACAACTTCTGGCACCATATTTCTCAACTCTTCCATTGTTTTACCTTGGGTTAAGCCGTAAAAGAACTCATTTCCTCCTATTTCTCCGACCAGGAAGAGAGAACTCTTAAGATACTCTGAGCAGTCTAGCAACAACAATTACAGAAGAGGATAAGAAGAAAGATAAAAAATGCTAGTCAATGTGACTTTCTTTTAGCATATTAGCTGTGGTCAAAGAATGTCAGTCTTTTGCAATAGTTTTCCGAAATGTGAAGAAGAAAATTAATTACCATTATGGCAAGTGTACTGGAAATGTGAAGACATCCAACCAAGTTGCATATCTAATGAACCATTGCCGAGTGGATTGAAAATTTTCTTCTCTGCTAGGACTCCGGCTTCTAAAGCAGTAGCTCCTATTACTGCAAAATTTGCACCATGCGCAAAATTTGCATTTTGATCCATGTAAGGATTTAGCAGAGGAAGACCAGATTCGAGTGCTGTAAATCAAAAGAATATAAATTTTTTCATTACTGGAAACAAGAAAGAGAAGTGCAACGTACTAGTAAATGTATAAATCCTTCAAGAAGTTATTAATGATTACCATTTCCACTTTATTTTTGCCTTCTGTATCCATCAATTGGTTATAAATAGGTAAAGCGTGAGTGTATAAAGATAAATGAGAAGAAAATTTATAGAGtttcctaaaaatttgtctttATAACAGTACTTTTGTGGTTTGAGATATAATGCTTTGTATCTAGAGGATATATAGGGTGTGAAATCAAGGAGTTCATTCGCTTGTGAGGATCTTCAACGAGTGGTAATTCAAATTGTAATTGCAAAGCATCTGCTTCTGCAAAACAAGTCTCATAGACTAACTttcttcacaaaaaaaaaaaaaaaaaaaaaaagagagcctCAATAGACTAAATTTTTTTCCGCTTGAATTACTTCAATGCCTGTGTAGCATCTTCAACTTTTTAACTAAAGAAAATGTCCTTAGAGAACTTCTTGATGGAAGACTATACTCAAGATTCCATTACTAAGGGGTTGGATCTAAGGTTGAAGACACGAAAACCTTCAACAAAACGGGTAATAAATCATAATGATACTCTGTTGAGCTGTGAATTTTCTTTAGGATTCGGAAAAGTCATTGTCTATTTGATTTGACATTGATGTCAGTGAAATGAAAGAGAATGATTGAGAAACGTGGAAACCACAGACTTAGCTGTTGAAGACATGTGTTTTGGATAAAAAGGTTGTCTGATGTTGTGGAGAGAAAAATAAATAGAGGGGGAAACAGATATTATTACTGCGTTTGATAGCAATAACTAGAGATGTCAAATGAGCGGGTTGATCAACCTTCGATTGGTCAAAACAGATTAGATTGGTAAAGGAGTCAATAAACCCGATCTAAATTTGCTTGAATCAAATAACTGGTCATAATACACCATCCAACATGACACAACATTCTCTCCTTTACTATTTTGCTTTTTGAAAGAAAACGTGAAAAGTTAGTGTGTTAGtttaaattctttttatttaCATAATTCTCAATACCCAAACTAGATTTTGCTTATTTGGGTTTGGGCTACATCTTGACCCTTTAGATTATTTGGTTTAAGCTGCATAAACAAATAATTTGATGGATCATTTGAAGTCAGTTCGTGAATTAGAGAAACGGGTCATAATATAACCCATTTGAATTGAGCAGATTACTAAAAAATAAGTTGTTTTTGCTGCCTCTGGCAACAACAACTACAGTTTCTTTATATTATATGCTCCTATTGTACCTTcctccatttgtttttttttttcacaaaAAGATAAGTTGCATATACTAAAGATGCAAAATGCAAAGAATAATTCTTTTAGTGGTCTATTCCTAGCCACCCTTAGCCAGTTTCAACCGATCCCCCTACCcagagaaaaacagaaaactgaAGCATAAGTAGCTAAACAAGAAAACCTTCTTTTGATAGAAATCAATAGTCTATTTAGAAATAAGCAGTAGTAGG
Proteins encoded:
- the LOC104225916 gene encoding GDSL esterase/lipase At5g03980-like, which codes for MLTYLNSTIDIESWAMALLIQVLISFLVVQQCFQKSDAQLMLQIPALSKCGFDKIYQLGDSLSDTGNFIRLSIWGSVSPFAKLPYGVNFFKKGTGRASDGMIIIDFIALESGLPLLNPYMDQNANFAHGANFAVIGATALEAGVLAEKKIFNPLGNGSLDMQLGWMSSHFQYTCHNDCSEYLKSSLFLVGEIGGNEFFYGLTQGKTMEELRNMVPEVVQNIVEAVNTVTGFGAIRIFIPGNFPIGCLPMTLTTFLTNNSMAYDENYCLKDLNSLAIFYNENQQQAIEDLKKKNPNVTLIYGDYYNAYQWLLQNTVNHGFDQNSLRKACCGEGGYYNYDAKRHCGFPGVPVCADPSTYISWDGVHLTEKAYSLIARWLIDDILPQLEC